In one window of Planctomycetaceae bacterium DNA:
- a CDS encoding isocitrate/isopropylmalate dehydrogenase family protein: MTTVTLITGDGIGPEIAEAAKRCIDATGAGIKWEMAEAGVDVMARTGNPLPAATIDSVKKNGLGLKAPITTPVGTGFRSINVYLRQELGLYACLRPCKSYKGVRSRYSDIDLVLVRENTEDLYAGIEFEKGKDDTTELINWLNKHSKRQIGSDAGVSIKPISVKGTEKIVRYAFEYARSHGRKKVTSVHKANIMKFSDGLWLEVSRQIAKQYNDIEFEDRIVDNMCMQLVQKPELYDVLVLPNLYGDILSDLCAGLVGGLGVAPGANIGDKGAIFEATHGSAPKYAGQNKVNPCALILSGVLMLEYMGKKAQAKKLEDAVAAVIAEGKDVTYDMKADRNDPTAVGTSQMADAIIKKIKN; the protein is encoded by the coding sequence ATGACTACAGTAACACTTATAACAGGCGATGGAATTGGGCCGGAGATAGCCGAAGCGGCGAAAAGATGTATCGACGCTACCGGCGCGGGCATTAAATGGGAAATGGCAGAGGCCGGCGTTGACGTTATGGCACGAACGGGAAATCCCCTGCCTGCGGCGACAATCGACTCGGTAAAGAAAAATGGTCTCGGCCTCAAAGCTCCAATCACTACACCTGTCGGAACAGGGTTCAGGAGTATCAACGTTTACTTGAGGCAGGAACTCGGACTGTACGCGTGCCTTCGGCCTTGCAAAAGTTATAAAGGCGTGCGGAGCAGATATTCAGATATTGACCTTGTACTGGTTCGTGAGAACACCGAAGACCTTTACGCAGGTATCGAATTCGAAAAAGGCAAAGACGATACGACCGAGCTAATCAACTGGCTCAATAAGCACAGCAAACGTCAAATCGGCAGCGATGCGGGCGTTAGTATAAAGCCGATAAGCGTTAAGGGTACGGAAAAGATTGTGCGATATGCTTTTGAGTATGCCCGCAGTCACGGCCGAAAGAAAGTTACATCTGTTCACAAAGCGAACATTATGAAATTCAGCGACGGCCTTTGGCTTGAAGTCAGCAGGCAAATCGCAAAGCAATACAACGATATAGAATTTGAAGACCGCATCGTTGACAATATGTGTATGCAGTTGGTTCAAAAGCCGGAGTTGTACGATGTTCTGGTTCTGCCGAATTTGTATGGCGATATATTGAGCGATTTGTGCGCAGGATTAGTCGGCGGACTTGGCGTAGCGCCGGGCGCGAATATCGGCGATAAGGGCGCGATTTTCGAAGCGACGCACGGCAGCGCACCGAAATATGCAGGGCAAAATAAAGTTAATCCATGTGCGTTGATTCTTTCGGGCGTTTTGATGCTGGAGTATATGGGCAAAAAAGCACAAGCGAAAAAACTCGAAGACGCGGTCGCGGCGGTAATCGCAGAAGGCAAAGACGTTACTTATGATATGAAGGCTGACCGAAACGACCCGACAGCCGTCGGCACAAGTCAGATGGCGGACGCGATAATAAAAAAAATAAAAAATTAA
- the lpxK gene encoding tetraacyldisaccharide 4'-kinase: MKEKFWRKLVTSKKQHICYAPLCLVLTVLSWFYRLVVGVRNRLYDISFLRTVKVSAVVISIGNITTGGTGKTPLVAWLCNYFIGKNIKTAVLTRGYKKKGDVADEPAMLTKAVPSIIVIVNHDRVAGAEKAINEHKAKLLVMDDGFQHRRLARDVNIVAIDATVPFGNEKLLPAGLLREPIESLKRADAVVITRANQNSPEIIEEIKRRVTKIKPDMVFAAAVHKPMYVKLLKDQQIPLEQMKGKKIYAFCGIGNPDAFFQTLTDMALNIVGKKVYNDHHLYTNDDIEAIYEDARYNKAEFVITTHKDWIKTALLSMDRFQIPFAAMMVELDFVDGKENIIALVDKALFNSH; encoded by the coding sequence TTGAAAGAAAAATTTTGGAGAAAACTCGTTACTTCCAAAAAGCAGCACATCTGCTATGCGCCGTTGTGTCTGGTTTTGACTGTGTTGTCATGGTTTTACCGTCTGGTTGTCGGTGTGCGCAACAGACTTTACGACATTTCTTTTTTGCGAACTGTAAAAGTATCTGCCGTGGTAATAAGTATAGGCAATATTACCACTGGTGGAACGGGCAAAACGCCATTAGTTGCGTGGCTGTGCAATTACTTCATCGGCAAAAATATCAAAACGGCTGTGCTGACCAGAGGCTATAAGAAAAAAGGCGATGTCGCTGATGAGCCTGCGATGCTGACAAAAGCAGTGCCGTCGATAATAGTAATTGTAAATCATGACAGAGTCGCGGGTGCGGAAAAGGCGATTAACGAACACAAAGCAAAACTGCTCGTTATGGACGATGGATTTCAGCACAGGCGGTTGGCGAGAGATGTGAATATCGTCGCAATCGACGCGACTGTGCCTTTCGGAAATGAAAAACTTCTGCCGGCCGGTCTGCTTCGTGAGCCGATTGAATCGCTCAAACGAGCCGACGCTGTGGTGATTACACGCGCGAATCAGAACAGTCCTGAAATAATCGAAGAGATTAAACGCAGAGTAACGAAAATCAAACCTGATATGGTTTTTGCCGCGGCGGTACATAAGCCGATGTATGTGAAACTGCTAAAAGACCAGCAGATACCGCTGGAACAGATGAAGGGCAAGAAAATTTACGCGTTTTGCGGCATTGGTAATCCTGACGCTTTTTTTCAGACGCTGACAGATATGGCACTTAACATTGTCGGCAAAAAAGTATATAATGACCATCACTTATACACCAACGACGATATCGAAGCTATCTATGAAGACGCGCGTTATAATAAGGCGGAGTTTGTCATTACGACGCATAAAGACTGGATCAAAACGGCACTTTTGAGTATGGACAGATTTCAGATTCCGTTCGCGGCGATGATGGTCGAACTTGATTTCGTCGACGGCAAAGAAAATATTATCGCCCTTGTAGATAAAGCATTATTCAATAGCCATTAG